In Carassius auratus strain Wakin chromosome 37, ASM336829v1, whole genome shotgun sequence, the DNA window TGTGGTTACTGCTTTATTATCAGTGAGTAAAAGATGATAGAAAGATCCTTTTAAAGCTACACCCATGTCAAAAAAGGGTATTGTTAAATTAtgcactactatatatatatatatatatatatatatatatatatatatatatatatatatatatatatatatatatatattggacacAGACTGTAAACCTTTCTTTATCCCACCAGTCCAGCAGGAAATTATATCTTACACAAGTACAGTGAGGTCCCtttccacacacacaaatgatgtttctaaatgaaactaGGCCATCACTGTTCCATTATGAAGTTTTTGAGGGCAGCATGCCCAGATCATCTCACCCTCCTCAGCGAGGTTCTTGTTGATGATCAACTTCCCATGCCTCAAGTAGTTCAAGATGGGTCCGAAATATGTGGGATCCCTGTCAATCAAATATGCTCCTGTCTCATCCTGTGAGAAaagacactttttaaaaaaacactgCTTGTTGCAACTGCAATTCAATTTTCATTACACTTCACCATCACTGCTGTGGTCACTGCAGTTATATTGTTGAACCACTTGTGAAATCCCCTTGACAAAACCACTGTTTCCGTTAACGTCATGTTAACGGCACTCAAGCAGCAGGTAGTGGTGTCTGATTATCAAGTGCGAGAGTATTTCTAGAACCCAGAGTCCATTCATTCTGCAGAAGTACATACTGAATgattttagtatttagtattagtattagagcagcaacaacagcttttttttttttttaagtgagagCCTCTGGTGGTTTTTGCACTTCAAACTGTGGTtgctacttttaaatgaattaacACTTTGGAAAGGAAATCCTCTGCAGTAGTGTAAATAACACTTGTATACTCTGCTGCAAAATACAGTTTGGCACTTGTCAACTGGGTTTTGGAACATGGAATCTAGTTTATAGATACAGCTGATCAAAGTAATATActatcttgtttttatttaacaaaagcaCAAGTGGCAAAGCAGGTTCCTGAAAATGTAACTAGCTGGTCCAATCTGGTcgaaaaagagaaacaaatcaATTACCATTTGGTCATCTTAAGCCAGTGAAGGTGGTTACCAGCTCGCAGCAGATAATGACAAAATAGACCATCTAGAAACCAGCTACAGAAACCCATCTACGTATtacttaaacacacaaaaaaattcttCAATCATCCACTTTCGTCCTTCTGTAAAacctaaaagaagatattttgagaaatgactCAGTGTTTTTGTCTATACCATGAAAGGCACTGGCAACAAGAATTGTTTGGTTAATAACACTCTTCAGAATATCTCCTTTTGtcttcaacataagaaagaatgTGACATGTTTAGAAAGAtgcaagggtgagtaaataattaaaaaataataattgttggaTAAACTATTATTGCTTTACACtggattttatttacattaaactgGACCTTGTGGGTGCACTACAGATACTATATATCAATTTTAATGTTAAGATTTTACACACATGAAAAATGACAGGTGACTCGTTCATTTTAAAGGAGTAAGACATGCTTGTGTGAACCGAGCCTTACCTTATCCGAATCCAGATCTGGATCTTCCTGACATAATCGATACAAAAATGATTTAGGATCTCTGCACAGGGTCTGTTTCGTTGTAACAAAATAGGTTCCCCCGACATTCAGCCGAACCCACCGAGATCCAGGCTTCTCTGTGGCTTCTGGTGATGGAGAAGTGGGGTTACTCTTCATAGGGAACCCAAACACTGCTCTAGAGCCGGAGACCCCTGGACTGGACAAGCCGCTCCGGGGCGGAATCAGCAGTGAAGGCGAGGGGAGTCTCACGCTCACGGAGCCTCGGATCTCACAGTGCTCGGTCTGCTCGATGATGCCAATCGCGCTGGACTCAACGTGCAACTCTGCCATATTTTCAGTCAGTTCCGTTTCGATCAGACACTAAATGCCTTTATTTAGCGCTCCGCACGGCGCTGTTACGCTAAACGGGCCGCGTTTACACGCGCTGATAACGACGACAAAAGCGTTGTTGTGTGTTAGTAACGCGCACGCGAGGCGACATAGCTTACAATTCCCCAAAAACGCTATACTGATCCGTTTTGTTTATACAAACGACCCATGTAAGCTACAAATATTATGGGTGAGACTCAACATAACACTTCCCGGTCATGTAAATGCATATgtgacaaaataaaagtcttaataAATCGATAAAATAATAAATCGGTAACTAAAATAATCAATCaatttttacacaaatatatatatatatttgtgtaaaaccataatatatatatatacataactacAAGAGTTACATGAAAATAAGACGTGtgaataagttaaataaataaaattaaagctatATAGAAGTATGAAGCAcatagcaaacacacacacacacacacacaaaatgaaaactgaaaatatgaaaaccaatcaaaataagtaaatactataatagtacataaataatactaaaatcaaTACAATCCTGCTGAAAACaagtgaaacattttaaaatggtttataaaGCAATGAGCACAAAAAGCcagaatttgatattttttattttatttagctatatTATTAATGTACATATTGGTTGTTAAGCATTTTAAATGATACaactattataataatgttatatcaaactttttaatgcaaaaaaatcagCAACATTTTTACACTTTGTCTTGAATTAATAAGACTGTGATTCACAAAGATAAGCTTTCTCTgttgtttctttctgttttacATTGCACTGCAAGTACGGTCTAGCTTGAATGAAACCAAAGAAAGTTTTCCAATTAAACTTACTGACCAACTTTAAGATATAGATTCAGTACAAAAGCCCATTTCATTTAAAACCGTTTCTGTGTCTCTCAGAAGGTTGTGCAGTGGCTCCAGCACTGGGGTTTCGTGCTGGACcacccacactgtaaaaaattgtcctgtaaattaacggtagtatactggcagcagggtttccagcagtgtaccgtaattttacagttttattaccgttttctgaattacggcttttttgtaaattaacggtaatatactggcagcagggtttccagctgtgtaccgttattttacagtttccagaattacagcttttctgtaaattaacagtaatatactggcagcagggtttccagctgtgtaccgttattttacagttttctgaattacagctttttttgtaaattaacagtaatatactggcagcagggtttccagcggtgtaccgtaatttttcaggatcattactgtattctagtttttttttttttttttctaaaccgtagaactggcaattttgccaaccattaactttattaaaaatacctgtattttaacaaattcacaaactggcatttaatttatactaaaaagtggcagcaaatagacagaaaagagaggaccaagggggtatttcttatagaacactatttatttaagtgcccaaccaataattcaaatgctttctcaaaaaaaaaaaaaataaataaataagcaatcaaaatggaagaatcagtctttgtatgtgttagagaaagatgagatgaagagagaagaaaattaaccaatttacaaaacagacaatgtgcaaaatgaaccctgcagaagtctgtggacatatttaaactaatttaagttgaccatataaaacacaaaacaagcagccgttttaggtctagctttgtgctatgagtatgacaatgcatgggcatgggcttggagtgtacgttcccctaaaaacagcctttaagaaatggcaaacaacttctgaacaagaatcttattttggtgtaataagtcaaaacctggcaaggatttgtagaacagtccaagaacgtttcagaagcataaaactgtcaccaactctgatgcaagtgtagccagggaggggtgtagtctgaaacataaacattgagaaaaatcctttttaagttaaaataacatcagcagaattttaatagaacgtaacaaaaaacatgtatactgtataataatataaaacatttcagaaacttaggaccctacgatttccacgatgtgaaaaacatggaggcaatcacagaatcaaatcatgaaaacggaattaggcaaataatgtggattgtcacagaatttgtcacatttgtgatgaatacaataaaatagtgttgtacactaactgaaatcgcgatgtggattagtgtattaattaataaaagttgcaatattatgttagaagttgtacttataatttttgtaaagttatccaaaggattaattagttaatcaaaaaaaggaacactagattaaagggggggggggggggggggtgaaatgctatttcatgcatactgagttttttacactgttaaagagttggattcccatgctaaacatcgacaaagttccaaaaatactccttccggtttgtcacaagtttcggaaagtttttttcgagtatggctctgtgtgacgttagatggagcggaatttccttatatgggtcctgaggcacttctgccggaagagcgcgcgctcccgtatagcagagcactgagagcacaacagacttcactgatcagagcgagagcgttgcgagaAGTCACAAAAgaattgtgtttttggttgccagggcaagacaacgctgcacagattaccaaaaaaaacagcattaagggaccagtggatggagtttatttttacagagcatcaacggagttgtgcaagtgtttttgtttgttccctgcattttgaagatgcttgttttacaaacaaggcccagtttgacgacggatttgcgtatcgtttatttcttaaggatgatgcaatcccaacgaaaaagggtcacaatcgtgtgttggaaccgcaggcggtgagtaaaactgcttaaaatatctctgcctccttgttagtgcgtccgcctcccatcggagacccgggttcgagccccgctcggagcgagtcgttgctgctgctgctgctttcgttcagtttcagcctcaggatctgattctggatcataaataaacggctgaatctgactgttaaccatggtttgttttggatgatggttttttttcctcatgctaatgtcacaacttccaaacgctctcaatgcaaaagcctactggcgctcgtgattctttagctccgcccacacgtcacattagtttacagaaaagataatcaatagttgcagctctatcccacatacacaaaaaaaaaaaatcaagcgtcttcacatcaatccttcaaaataaaggttcggtctaatgtgatgtgattgtgacggaaatatatcacttttgtacagtagaatatgtcattttcaaagtaatataataatacaaataagaattatagtaataaaaataataataatcattaaaaatgatgtttaaggaataattacacaattgttattccatgttttaattgtaacaggaataaaaatggaatttgagaataaaacatatttctaaaatgtattttaaccattaagatgtaatttgaaaaagttaaaacaaaacaaaaaaaaattataaaacatatttacttaatttcttcatgagtgttaagttaaatattaagcagATTTTACCTGAGAATGACAGGTGAGTTGCACTTTATATTAGAACAGTCAAATTTACTTATAATATACTTTTCGCAAAGtaaatcttatttaatttttttcaaagttgagcgcttgcatacaattttttataattcatagaaatgggaaatgcttcttttctcttttttttctcattgtttccACACTATTAGTATGACCAgtacttaatttgtaaattgctagGTCCCGGAATAAAGTGGGGTGACCGGTTAGAGGACGGAGAGGTAACGGTGCATTTGAGCAACATTAGTGGACCAACTAaactgattaatagtgtgcatgtactcaaaaaaaaataaaaaataaaaaaaatcatggttttaataaaatcattatattatttcaacctcgaaatttttttgtgtgtttggataGTTTTTGTGTAACCTGGGACTGAACAGTCGCAACAACATAGGGGTTGTAATGAGTGCGGACTGTATCCTCTTCAGGGTAGTTCTCAGTGCCACTGACGACTTTTTTTTGGGTCAAATATAGgtttgtggattttatttataaaaccgtttctttgctgtaaattattttattttatgcaatgcaaaCTACAGGGACGCAACGTTAGTAGCCAAAATGAGTCACACCAGTCTTTTTCAActgactacttttaaatgttgatttttttttttgttaaacaagtttaaatgtgagaaatattctgtgtgtaaactgtgaaataagttgtattaagaactgtatttaatgaaaatgtatgtgtaacttcacttgcctagatgaagtcccatttgaagtccattcgatttttttgtagagtggcaacctttggattgactgtagtggacttcttattcaccaccttccccgtcttcttggagactaccttgcctcggcaggtctttgagcctctttctgggtttattccatagaatcatctaaggaaagttgcattacacattaccgaagtgtataataaccatttttcaaaattctgattaattaatttggtttagaatttagattaattttgtaaaactttataataagtataaagtaataaagcacttataaatcatttgcaaacgatctatatatatattctgactcgTTTCGATTTAATGTGGATCTACATGCCTTTCTCCTATTTTCTCCGTGTCTGGCATgcgaataaaaccacatttgacagtgtttcagatgatgaactgaaaaaactgaaatggaagaacacaagtagaacacaggagaaaggtTGAGCTAACtagtttgcaaataatttattactttactactgtatacttattataaagtgttaccacagatTCTAAGAGAGTGATTAAAACATACGCAAAAAGGAAAacacttacctttgaaaaaaCTCTAACGTGCAACAGGCCTCCTCTTGATACTGCAGATTGAAGATGTAGTGCACAGCAAACACTTGCAACTGCAGTCAAAAATGTTGACtggacactcacaaaaaaaaaaagaaaaaaagaagaagcaattttaacaattgtgcacaacagcaatgttaacaattttatatctcagccatcagtaaatgtttcttcttcatcatgtgcaatgacacactaacccagcaaaatcagatgaggattggcaggtagattgagtgtcttctcaacatcagatgcagatgctgcaacctgtagagaacacacaatacacaaataataatattacataatataatgtggtgaagtggaaagaagaaaataaaatacttacatCTGCATGCGAATCCAGTCCATCTTCGTGTTCCTGGAAGTGGGACATTAACGTTAGAATCTTGACAAGCAGGTGTACCATATCTTTGTTCTCATCCAGGGACATCCtccaacttttcattaaaaacacttaaaaatattctgtctactgctctctcctcttcctctctctctaactctctctctctctctctctcacacacacacacacacactctctctctctcacacacacacacacacacacacactctcgttctctctctctcacacacacacaaaactgtatttgaggctgaggaacaagttagaatgtaagtgaatgaagtaacgtttcctctgtgatatagagatttgtgccaataaatccagtgcaaaattaaaattaaaatgtgctcacatacaaagcccactttattaacaataagttatttagattacactctaactagttttagatacgacttatattgaaagactaatgtgtcactccgaaaaaaaacaaacgtttctcaccataacgttaacgctactctttccatctatccagTCAAGTGCTCATGCAAAAGGCGATGAGTTTATGCTTCCTAAGTAAAATTAAGTTTACAGGCCTATTTTCGATTTCCCAACATATAAGGATAATATATAAGTTACCAACTTTATACGCACCTAACTTagcaacattaatgcaaataaaacaaatcctccattttaaactacactgggttggcgccaatgcaaaatgtaaatataattgtgcaaATAAGTGTTTCAGAAAATCAGGAAAACACACTTACTTCATATCCTCGTTATCTGCAATCTGTAATCGAGATTATTTTTGAGATAATATCCGTTTTATTCACAGAGACTGATGATGCTT includes these proteins:
- the LOC113056165 gene encoding BTB/POZ domain-containing protein KCTD5-like, with product MAELHVESSAIGIIEQTEHCEIRGSVSVRLPSPSLLIPPRSGLSSPGVSGSRAVFGFPMKSNPTSPSPEATEKPGSRWVRLNVGGTYFVTTKQTLCRDPKSFLYRLCQEDPDLDSDKDETGAYLIDRDPTYFGPILNYLRHGKLIINKNLAEEGVLEEAEFYNIVSLVRLVKERIRDNENRTSQGPVKHVYRVLQCQEEELTQMVSTMSDGWKFEQLISIGSSYNYGNEDQAEFLCVVSRELNNSTNGIVIEPTEKAKILQERGSRM